One window of Caldisericum exile AZM16c01 genomic DNA carries:
- a CDS encoding polysaccharide deacetylase family protein, translating to MKWKITFLIIFVLILSALIIALNKKTDQYYSIVLAYNPNEYSFPIEAYKSVLDELKVPYKLESVFDLVSENPKNYYKIHKAIIFMDEVNKYLPNEVVPFLKEYTNEGGSVLVAFDVGVLNQDKTYRNRGILSEILGISNINFGKYKEKTFVEGSLFLKSHESAEILKIPPYKLENGKFVSGYMYGKLLYPSPVVEPITVKDEEVLAYLQTTNGEKFPSITLRKTKGYIMYVSIPLGYLKSYSDDFPLRTILSSFLFEIVKVPHILAAPYGIPGLVINLHIDSNIDYNSIPYLENNGFLNKEIEYSIHICAGDFRDYPGDNLGFDACGKGKKFVLELTKFGIIGDHGGWAHNYFSSLLNQNALSEEEIKNYIDKNTQCLENIIGYKIKEYSAPNGVHPEVVTKILESEGFNSYYYTGDNGSVPNRTFLNGSMVSSPDFIS from the coding sequence ATGAAATGGAAAATAACATTTCTAATTATATTTGTATTGATTTTGTCCGCTTTAATAATTGCTCTTAATAAAAAGACAGACCAATATTATAGCATTGTCCTCGCTTACAACCCAAATGAATATTCTTTTCCGATTGAAGCCTACAAAAGTGTTTTAGATGAGCTGAAAGTGCCATATAAGCTTGAGAGCGTCTTCGATCTTGTTTCAGAAAATCCAAAAAACTATTATAAAATTCACAAAGCAATTATCTTTATGGACGAAGTCAATAAGTATCTACCGAACGAAGTAGTTCCATTTCTTAAAGAATATACTAACGAGGGCGGCTCAGTGTTGGTTGCTTTTGACGTAGGGGTTCTAAATCAGGATAAAACCTATAGAAACAGAGGGATACTTTCAGAAATTCTTGGCATAAGCAACATCAATTTTGGAAAATATAAAGAAAAAACCTTTGTTGAAGGGAGTTTGTTCTTAAAATCTCATGAATCGGCAGAAATTCTTAAAATACCACCTTACAAACTTGAAAACGGAAAATTTGTTTCGGGATATATGTACGGCAAGTTGTTATATCCAAGCCCTGTTGTCGAACCAATTACCGTGAAAGATGAAGAGGTGTTAGCATATTTACAAACAACAAATGGAGAAAAATTCCCCTCGATAACTCTAAGAAAAACAAAAGGATATATAATGTATGTTTCAATTCCCCTTGGATATTTGAAGTCCTATTCTGATGACTTTCCATTAAGAACTATACTTTCATCATTTCTGTTTGAAATAGTAAAGGTGCCGCATATATTGGCAGCTCCATATGGCATTCCAGGACTTGTTATTAATCTGCATATAGATTCAAATATTGATTACAACTCAATACCATACCTTGAAAACAATGGCTTTCTAAATAAAGAGATTGAATATTCAATCCACATTTGCGCAGGTGATTTTAGAGACTATCCTGGAGATAATTTAGGTTTTGATGCTTGTGGAAAAGGAAAAAAATTCGTTTTAGAACTTACAAAATTCGGAATTATAGGTGACCACGGAGGTTGGGCTCACAATTATTTCTCTTCGCTTTTAAATCAAAACGCCCTCTCAGAAGAAGAAATAAAAAATTACATAGACAAGAATACCCAATGTCTTGAAAATATTATTGGATATAAAATTAAGGAATATTCTGCACCTAATGGAGTCCATCCAGAAGTAGTTACAAAAATTCTTGAAAGCGAAGGATTTAATTCGTATTACTATACAGGAGATAACGGATCCGTACCAAACAGGACCTTCCTAAACGGTTCAATGGTTTCTTCTCCCGACTTTATCAGTTGA
- a CDS encoding bactofilin family protein — protein sequence MKNDEILLLYEFRTGDNFETENIIYTLKDLYIGKNCRLKEVYSKGTLYVDENSEVRAIASDSDMFLGKNVFIKRWIDSMKSIFVSAKCNLGVVASAGENIVLSQGVKFERLFAKRIMTYNIAKEKEKDSYIIGTIKSDEDIEIKGNIEIVGNLISEGKIKLHDNVAVKGNVFSQVDIELNNGIRIGIENKIKSVVANGKVILGEDVIVYGFISSKEGETK from the coding sequence TTGAAAAATGACGAGATATTGTTGCTTTATGAGTTCAGAACTGGAGATAATTTTGAAACAGAAAATATCATTTATACACTAAAAGATCTATACATTGGCAAAAATTGTAGACTTAAAGAAGTATATTCAAAAGGAACTCTTTACGTAGATGAAAACTCTGAAGTTAGGGCAATTGCATCAGACTCCGATATGTTTCTTGGAAAGAATGTTTTTATTAAAAGATGGATAGATTCTATGAAAAGTATTTTTGTTTCTGCAAAGTGCAATTTAGGAGTTGTTGCAAGCGCAGGAGAAAATATTGTATTGTCTCAAGGCGTAAAGTTCGAACGGCTTTTTGCAAAAAGGATAATGACATATAACATAGCCAAAGAAAAGGAGAAAGATTCATATATAATTGGAACAATTAAATCTGATGAAGACATTGAGATAAAGGGAAACATTGAAATTGTTGGGAATCTTATAAGTGAAGGAAAAATAAAACTTCATGATAATGTAGCAGTAAAAGGTAATGTATTTTCTCAGGTTGATATAGAACTAAACAATGGCATAAGAATAGGGATTGAGAACAAAATCAAATCTGTAGTTGCAAATGGAAAAGTAATACTTGGTGAAGATGTAATAGTATATGGTTTTATTTCCTCTAAAGAAGGCGAAACAAAATGA
- a CDS encoding glycosyltransferase, translated as MVGVILFISKVYAVALTIVLLVYTIRHYIFSFNRIFGKQRISYGEIVDSDLPFVTVLIPMHNEEKVAKDILISLVLSTYPKDKLEITPIDDNSNDNTSKILKNFAEKYEYIKPLFRNSEKRGKPHSLNDALKLASGDIIVVFDADYLPGKGLIRELVINFIDPGVGAVMGRVVPLNISKNILTRLIDLERIGGYQVDQQARYNLKLIAQYGGTVGAFRKEPVILTGGFNENVLAEDTELTFRLYLMGYKVIYANRAECYEEVPEKWEVRAKQIRRWSCGHNQVMFQYITKIISSNKLSFLEKIDGILLLNVYLVPFLIFLGIINSIFLYFSSEYFYFIIQTLFSVSLLQSFGNFAPFFEIAVGAYLDGVSERVKLLPLLGINFFFEMWFSTLGFFDALRYVITKKELKWQKTERFRE; from the coding sequence ATGGTAGGAGTAATACTGTTTATTTCAAAAGTTTATGCGGTTGCATTAACAATAGTGCTGCTGGTTTACACTATACGACACTATATTTTTAGTTTTAATAGAATTTTTGGAAAACAAAGAATAAGCTACGGAGAAATCGTTGATTCTGACTTGCCATTTGTTACAGTTCTCATACCTATGCACAATGAAGAAAAAGTCGCAAAAGATATTCTAATATCGTTGGTTCTTTCCACCTATCCAAAAGATAAACTTGAAATTACTCCTATAGATGACAATTCTAATGACAATACTTCGAAAATTTTGAAAAATTTTGCAGAAAAGTATGAATACATAAAACCTTTATTTAGAAACAGTGAAAAACGAGGAAAACCTCACTCTTTGAACGATGCATTGAAACTTGCATCTGGAGACATAATTGTTGTATTTGATGCAGACTACCTTCCAGGAAAAGGACTTATTAGAGAATTGGTGATAAACTTTATTGATCCTGGCGTTGGCGCTGTTATGGGAAGAGTAGTTCCACTAAACATTTCAAAAAACATCCTTACCCGGCTAATAGACCTTGAAAGGATTGGTGGATATCAAGTTGATCAACAGGCACGATATAACCTTAAACTCATCGCTCAGTATGGAGGGACAGTTGGCGCATTTAGAAAAGAGCCCGTAATCTTAACAGGAGGCTTTAATGAAAATGTTCTTGCCGAAGACACAGAGTTAACCTTCAGGCTTTATTTAATGGGATATAAAGTCATTTACGCAAATAGAGCAGAATGCTACGAAGAAGTCCCAGAAAAGTGGGAAGTAAGAGCAAAGCAAATAAGAAGATGGTCTTGCGGACACAATCAGGTAATGTTTCAGTACATTACTAAAATCATCTCTTCAAACAAACTTTCATTTTTAGAAAAAATAGATGGAATCTTGCTTCTCAATGTTTATCTTGTGCCATTTTTGATTTTTTTAGGAATAATAAATTCGATATTTCTTTACTTCTCTTCAGAGTACTTTTACTTCATTATTCAAACGTTGTTTTCCGTTTCTTTATTGCAATCTTTTGGCAACTTTGCACCCTTTTTCGAAATTGCAGTTGGCGCTTATCTTGACGGAGTTTCTGAAAGAGTCAAGTTGTTGCCACTCCTTGGAATTAATTTCTTTTTTGAAATGTGGTTTTCAACTCTTGGATTTTTTGATGCATTGCGGTATGTAATTACAAAGAAAGAACTGAAATGGCAAAAGACAGAGAGGTTTAGAGAATGA
- a CDS encoding HD domain-containing phosphohydrolase, with amino-acid sequence MNSILTIISVLLVLSIGLLVYTVLKLREANLKIAKQTLILNSVQKLSRKMYQLENREFFFTEMWSILKQITDANEFTYFKFDGIDALIPEFVEGIYKEQILKSRLKIGEGFSGKVALDKTPQYLNGANKSSIAKHVPGTPNEDSALLAAPVIFNSELYGVILLTKLGGKSFNKEELNITEIFVNMASSLIAGSRLVSTIKSGFIDMLKTLITAVELKDTYTAGHSLRVSRISEIIAKNMGLPKNEVTKCKIGGLLHDIGKIGISEEILKKDTPITQDLLTEIFRHPELGYRLIKKLKTLEGVSETVLYHHEWYNGRGYPKGLKDGQIPISSRIVHVADAIDAMVSGRPHSKKKTLDETFSELVDFSGTQFDPKVVQTVLNSKDEVKSVYAEEIKETILDDEELFEVL; translated from the coding sequence ATGAATAGCATTCTAACGATAATTTCGGTTTTGTTAGTTTTATCAATTGGCTTATTAGTCTACACGGTTCTCAAATTAAGAGAGGCCAATTTAAAAATCGCAAAACAAACTTTGATTCTTAATTCAGTGCAAAAACTCTCAAGGAAAATGTACCAACTTGAAAATAGAGAATTTTTCTTCACTGAGATGTGGAGTATCCTTAAGCAAATTACAGATGCAAATGAATTTACTTATTTTAAATTCGATGGCATTGATGCACTCATTCCCGAATTCGTTGAAGGAATATACAAAGAACAAATTCTAAAGTCAAGACTTAAAATTGGTGAGGGTTTTTCAGGGAAAGTTGCTCTCGATAAAACTCCCCAATACTTAAACGGCGCAAACAAAAGTAGTATCGCAAAACATGTCCCGGGCACTCCAAATGAGGATTCAGCACTTCTTGCTGCACCTGTCATTTTCAATTCTGAACTTTATGGAGTTATACTTTTAACGAAACTTGGAGGGAAATCCTTCAATAAAGAGGAACTTAATATAACAGAAATTTTTGTGAATATGGCATCAAGCCTTATTGCAGGAAGTAGATTGGTTAGCACAATTAAATCGGGTTTTATTGACATGCTCAAGACACTTATTACTGCTGTTGAACTTAAGGACACATATACAGCAGGACATTCCCTTAGGGTCTCAAGAATTTCTGAAATTATTGCTAAGAATATGGGACTTCCCAAAAATGAAGTTACCAAATGTAAAATTGGAGGTCTCTTGCACGACATAGGTAAGATTGGCATCTCTGAAGAAATCCTCAAAAAGGATACACCTATTACCCAGGACTTACTTACTGAAATTTTTAGGCACCCAGAGTTGGGCTACAGATTGATTAAAAAACTTAAAACACTCGAAGGTGTTTCTGAAACAGTACTCTATCATCATGAATGGTATAATGGTAGAGGCTATCCGAAAGGTTTGAAGGATGGACAAATTCCAATTTCAAGTAGAATTGTACATGTTGCAGATGCAATTGATGCAATGGTATCTGGAAGGCCACACTCTAAGAAAAAAACGCTCGATGAAACATTCTCGGAACTTGTAGATTTTAGCGGTACTCAGTTTGACCCAAAAGTAGTACAGACAGTGCTTAATTCAAAAGATGAAGTAAAGTCGGTATATGCTGAAGAAATAAAAGAGACTATTTTAGATGACGAAGAGTTATTCGAGGTTTTATAG
- a CDS encoding stalk domain-containing protein has product MKRILILTLIFILLFQAPVSLGSSYQTIPKLNKLKGICVRVDELTKRGIDNSLKEISNYGYNAIFVLTKTPEGQVTFPSKKFPVFTNALPQIIGSARKYSLKVYAYFPVMMDKYYGTIHPEDLMGNLGYEKNTYYISLLSKNYISYIKLFLSELLQYDIDGIVFDYIRYPNGSYDFSNAFISYGTSAGIDMDYVKNIAYKTFIKPADWKTMFTLYEQGDNDILKWVNLREKVLKDVATELKNYAQQLKPNLKFGAFLVSRGYRFDLIKNAPSIKKSYAYQKVNFAYFGDTFNGILDFVIPMVYLSNLEETPDYATVVANKIKVLTKGNLEVFIGINPDSISYSDTELEVFNSYISTNGAVLFRHPLFNFGDISFKSTLKEGSAVSYTVKNNLGEERSETTIFSDIFIPKGTKEVIVNHFYKFYALTFTVGDKSYLVNNEPFSMDVAPIIKDSRTFVPIRFLAEALGFKVSYISKTRSVVIEDNCIVLKIGSKDYTVSGNTFSMDVAPFIENSRTYVPLRFVMEALGFKVGWDEIKRKIDIEGIIRID; this is encoded by the coding sequence ATGAAAAGAATTTTAATTCTAACTTTAATTTTTATACTTTTATTTCAAGCCCCAGTTTCTTTGGGTTCAAGTTATCAAACAATTCCTAAATTAAATAAACTTAAGGGGATTTGTGTTCGGGTTGACGAACTAACAAAGCGGGGGATTGATAACTCTTTAAAAGAAATTAGCAATTATGGATACAATGCAATTTTTGTCTTAACGAAAACACCAGAAGGCCAAGTTACCTTTCCTTCAAAAAAATTTCCAGTCTTTACTAATGCACTTCCACAAATAATTGGAAGTGCACGAAAATATAGTTTAAAGGTTTATGCATACTTTCCTGTAATGATGGATAAGTATTACGGAACAATACATCCAGAAGATCTTATGGGAAATCTTGGATACGAGAAGAATACTTACTATATAAGTCTTCTTTCAAAAAACTACATAAGTTACATCAAATTGTTTCTTTCAGAACTTCTTCAATACGATATTGATGGGATTGTTTTCGACTACATAAGGTATCCAAACGGGTCTTATGATTTTTCTAATGCTTTCATATCGTATGGGACAAGTGCAGGCATAGATATGGATTATGTAAAGAATATTGCGTATAAAACATTTATTAAGCCTGCGGACTGGAAAACCATGTTTACCCTTTACGAGCAAGGTGACAATGATATTTTGAAATGGGTAAATTTAAGAGAAAAGGTACTTAAAGATGTCGCAACAGAATTAAAAAATTACGCACAACAATTAAAGCCTAATCTTAAATTTGGCGCGTTTCTTGTTTCCCGTGGGTATAGGTTTGACCTTATAAAGAATGCGCCCTCAATCAAGAAATCATATGCCTATCAAAAGGTGAATTTTGCCTATTTTGGAGATACGTTTAATGGAATTCTTGATTTTGTGATACCTATGGTTTATCTTTCAAACTTAGAGGAAACGCCTGATTACGCAACGGTTGTTGCAAATAAAATTAAGGTATTAACAAAAGGAAACCTTGAAGTTTTTATTGGCATAAATCCTGATAGCATTTCTTATAGCGATACGGAACTTGAGGTTTTTAATTCATATATTAGCACAAATGGTGCAGTTCTTTTTAGGCATCCACTTTTTAATTTTGGGGATATATCGTTTAAAAGCACATTAAAAGAAGGAAGTGCAGTTTCTTACACTGTAAAAAATAATCTTGGAGAAGAAAGATCGGAAACTACAATTTTTAGTGACATTTTTATTCCAAAGGGAACAAAAGAGGTTATCGTAAACCATTTTTACAAGTTTTATGCTCTCACATTTACAGTGGGCGATAAATCATATCTTGTCAATAACGAGCCTTTTTCGATGGATGTGGCACCTATTATTAAAGACTCAAGGACATTTGTCCCCATAAGATTTTTAGCGGAGGCCCTTGGTTTTAAAGTATCTTATATTTCAAAAACAAGAAGTGTTGTTATTGAAGATAATTGCATTGTTTTAAAGATTGGCAGTAAAGATTACACGGTTTCAGGAAATACATTTTCTATGGATGTTGCACCTTTCATTGAAAATTCAAGAACATACGTGCCACTCCGTTTTGTAATGGAAGCATTGGGATTTAAGGTAGGGTGGGATGAAATCAAAAGAAAAATAGACATTGAAGGAATTATAAGAATTGATTAG
- a CDS encoding ABC transporter permease — MKNFLNLLKKDIKEIITPQLLVPLVIVVIFYGLIGNVMQTETKKASSPQPVLVVDYDKSTISSQFIENLKSVALPEVYYGGFVPPIAYAEMRKIDVVIEIPPGFEESIKAFKQPQMKVYSLIRGISVMSVSQPAKVKTVISAVSETLSNMYIKNFTNIDPAIIKNPIALKEYVVVNGKLGNASPEMVSNLLMSQVIFVPIILAFVIIFASQMIVSLIASEKENKTLETLMTVPVRRPFIILSKMLASSIMALIISAFYLVGMRSYFNGISMGEFSTAQGSSLLKALGLVYTPVQYFYIGLLLFLTIVASLALASILAVFAEDTKSAQMYLTPLMILIMIPYFLSLFTNIDTLSIPLKILVYLIPFSYPFIASQKILFGSTSIVYIGVLYLLLFSSIAIVVATRIVSSDRIFTTKVKRMKISLLGK; from the coding sequence ATGAAAAACTTTCTAAATCTTTTGAAAAAGGATATTAAAGAAATAATCACGCCACAATTACTTGTGCCATTGGTGATAGTTGTTATTTTTTATGGATTAATAGGAAATGTTATGCAAACTGAGACAAAAAAGGCATCGAGTCCACAGCCGGTATTGGTTGTGGATTACGACAAAAGCACAATCTCATCACAATTTATCGAGAATTTGAAATCTGTTGCGCTACCTGAAGTATATTATGGAGGTTTTGTCCCCCCTATAGCTTACGCAGAAATGCGGAAAATTGATGTGGTAATTGAAATACCACCTGGTTTTGAAGAAAGTATTAAAGCGTTTAAGCAACCTCAAATGAAAGTATATTCGTTGATAAGGGGTATCTCGGTAATGTCAGTCTCACAACCTGCAAAGGTAAAAACTGTCATCTCGGCTGTTTCTGAAACCCTCTCAAATATGTACATAAAGAATTTCACAAATATTGATCCTGCAATAATTAAAAACCCCATTGCACTAAAAGAATATGTTGTTGTAAATGGAAAATTGGGCAATGCATCACCTGAAATGGTTTCGAATTTGCTTATGTCTCAGGTGATTTTTGTTCCGATAATTCTTGCCTTTGTTATAATATTTGCATCACAGATGATTGTAAGTCTTATTGCAAGCGAAAAGGAAAATAAGACCTTAGAAACCTTGATGACTGTGCCTGTAAGGCGACCTTTTATAATCCTCTCGAAGATGCTTGCTTCCTCTATTATGGCTCTCATTATTTCTGCGTTTTACCTTGTAGGTATGCGAAGTTATTTTAATGGTATCTCTATGGGCGAGTTTTCGACTGCTCAAGGCTCCTCTCTTCTCAAAGCGTTAGGCCTTGTTTATACGCCAGTGCAATATTTTTATATAGGACTTTTACTTTTCCTTACAATTGTTGCATCTCTTGCTTTGGCAAGTATTCTTGCAGTGTTTGCGGAGGATACAAAATCTGCGCAGATGTATTTAACGCCTCTTATGATACTTATAATGATTCCGTATTTCCTTTCGCTTTTTACTAATATTGACACACTGAGTATTCCACTTAAAATTCTTGTATACCTTATACCATTCTCATATCCTTTTATCGCTTCTCAAAAGATACTTTTTGGGTCAACTTCAATCGTTTATATAGGTGTTTTATATTTGCTTTTGTTTTCATCGATTGCAATCGTTGTTGCAACAAGAATTGTATCGTCAGATAGAATTTTTACAACCAAAGTAAAGAGAATGAAAATTTCACTTTTAGGGAAATAA
- a CDS encoding ABC transporter ATP-binding protein, with amino-acid sequence MKAIVVENLTKYYGDVKAVDGINFEVEEGEIFGLIGPNGAGKTTTLRILSTIIKKDSGGVSIFGYKLGSDDEKIREIITYLPEEAGAYKTLSGLGYLQFMAGFYAKSKEEFDEIIERGKSIANLGDRIKDKVSTYSKGMTRKLLLARALMHLPKLAILDEPTSGLDVVNSIEIRNIIKDFVKLGVTVLLSSHNMLEVEFLSDRVALIDKGKILDIGTPVGLKDKYSARNLEEVFMEVVR; translated from the coding sequence ATGAAAGCAATTGTTGTGGAGAATCTTACAAAGTATTATGGTGATGTTAAAGCGGTGGATGGAATTAATTTTGAAGTTGAAGAAGGTGAAATATTTGGCCTTATAGGTCCTAACGGTGCAGGAAAGACAACTACTTTGAGAATCCTTTCGACAATTATAAAAAAAGATTCAGGAGGTGTGAGTATTTTTGGTTATAAATTGGGTAGCGATGATGAAAAAATACGGGAGATTATAACATATCTTCCGGAAGAAGCAGGTGCCTATAAGACACTTTCTGGGTTAGGATACCTTCAGTTTATGGCAGGGTTTTATGCGAAATCAAAAGAAGAGTTTGATGAAATTATTGAAAGAGGAAAAAGTATTGCAAACCTTGGTGATAGGATAAAAGACAAAGTTTCAACTTATAGCAAGGGCATGACACGGAAACTTCTTTTAGCAAGGGCATTGATGCATCTTCCAAAACTTGCAATCTTAGATGAGCCAACATCGGGACTCGATGTTGTAAATTCTATAGAAATAAGGAACATTATTAAAGACTTCGTGAAACTTGGTGTAACTGTTCTTCTTTCATCTCACAATATGCTTGAAGTTGAGTTTCTTTCTGATAGAGTTGCTTTGATTGACAAAGGAAAAATCCTTGACATAGGGACTCCTGTTGGCCTTAAAGATAAATATAGTGCACGCAATCTTGAAGAAGTCTTTATGGAGGTTGTAAGATGA
- a CDS encoding sensor domain-containing diguanylate cyclase: MKDDLEQILKSFGEIESSLTIEEALWKLSNLTLFIFKAESVTIMDVSEIPYHFVVLKNVDSTAASELEESLFKGKNEKNLKIIKETKSPLILEDTLKYEFWLKVGNSPRSWIGIPILVDNEVKYIINIDSYTPNFYNDDFQGLAEAFSMYASSVIEKNKLIEQLFKTAAFDKLTEVQTRQQLFDELKRNIDRYKRYGVKFSCLMLDLDKFKNINDTYGHNIGDIALKSFAKVIKENLRQSDYIFRFGGDEFIIKLEEAKENEAYLIAKRLKELISSVKITESLNLSTSIGVKEYKGESLEEFLKKLDEALYKAKKSKEGIVISD, from the coding sequence ATGAAGGATGATTTAGAACAAATTTTAAAAAGTTTTGGGGAAATTGAAAGCAGTCTCACAATAGAGGAGGCGCTTTGGAAGCTTTCAAACCTTACATTGTTTATCTTTAAAGCAGAATCAGTTACAATAATGGACGTATCAGAAATTCCATACCACTTTGTTGTTCTAAAAAACGTAGATAGCACCGCTGCAAGCGAACTTGAAGAATCGCTCTTCAAAGGAAAGAACGAAAAAAATCTTAAGATTATTAAAGAAACAAAGTCACCACTTATTTTGGAAGATACTTTGAAATACGAGTTCTGGCTTAAGGTTGGAAATTCTCCTCGCTCTTGGATTGGCATTCCAATTTTAGTTGATAATGAAGTAAAATACATAATAAACATTGATAGCTACACGCCCAACTTTTACAATGATGATTTTCAAGGGCTTGCCGAGGCATTTTCAATGTATGCATCAAGCGTAATTGAAAAAAACAAATTAATTGAACAACTTTTTAAAACAGCGGCATTCGATAAACTTACCGAAGTTCAAACAAGACAACAACTTTTTGACGAATTGAAAAGAAATATTGACAGATATAAACGATACGGAGTCAAATTTTCGTGCCTAATGCTTGATTTGGACAAATTTAAAAACATAAATGATACATATGGACATAACATAGGCGATATTGCACTTAAAAGTTTTGCAAAAGTCATTAAAGAAAACTTACGACAATCTGACTACATATTTAGATTTGGTGGGGACGAATTTATAATCAAACTCGAAGAAGCGAAGGAAAACGAAGCATACCTCATAGCAAAACGACTAAAGGAATTGATTTCTTCTGTTAAAATTACAGAAAGCCTAAATCTTTCAACATCAATAGGAGTAAAAGAATATAAAGGTGAAAGTTTAGAAGAGTTCCTTAAGAAACTTGATGAAGCACTCTATAAGGCAAAAAAGAGTAAAGAGGGTATTGTAATTTCAGACTAA
- a CDS encoding sensor domain-containing diguanylate cyclase has translation MTKSYSRFYRVIAVVSSIAVILVLMYIFVHALVNGDQTLAKENHILEAFIVAILFFAFEEFSLKRIEILENNYYQLVSENRIKDELIKMNNFDNLIKTFRNYFESKYNTSFFVFIKTGNQITSILSDYPKENLIKEINNPIRTVKVKLDDSECIFILKGDSKEQIINLKYELTKLWDTIENKFILEKNKKDLEKQKEYIERLNNLVEFSSRISGTLVLEETYMWIIKASNALFNADSVSLLNTSKGKGQYKFIGSRNVDLKELSEIENSINSPYFGEHIDAIIRTGRINYIPNTDEFPGWAITTYSPKSWIGIPLFDLEESVFIIINVGKNVPYYFSEEDIKFAEIFKKNINIALTKNLLLERYRMDSITDPLTKLYNRREFESRLAYEITQSQRYGTKFALLLMDLDKFKSLNDTFGHPVGDTLLKEFADVVRNSIRASDIPFRIGGDEFAVILTHTDKSKAKEIARRIKNNLSKINLGVTFKPGVSIGIKEYNNEGRNEFITECDKLLYIEKLKKNEG, from the coding sequence ATGACGAAGAGTTATTCGAGGTTTTATAGGGTTATTGCAGTAGTTTCTTCGATTGCTGTAATTTTAGTTCTGATGTATATCTTTGTGCATGCTTTAGTAAATGGAGACCAAACACTTGCAAAAGAAAACCACATACTCGAAGCATTCATAGTTGCGATTCTCTTTTTTGCCTTTGAAGAATTTTCACTTAAGCGCATTGAAATACTTGAAAATAATTATTATCAACTTGTCTCAGAAAATAGAATAAAAGACGAACTCATTAAAATGAATAATTTTGATAATTTGATCAAAACATTTAGAAACTACTTTGAATCTAAATACAATACATCCTTCTTTGTCTTCATAAAGACAGGTAATCAAATCACCTCCATATTAAGCGATTATCCTAAGGAAAATCTTATAAAAGAAATCAACAATCCAATAAGAACAGTAAAAGTAAAACTCGATGATTCAGAATGCATATTTATACTCAAAGGTGATTCAAAAGAACAGATCATAAATCTCAAATATGAACTTACAAAACTTTGGGACACGATAGAAAATAAATTTATTCTCGAAAAAAACAAAAAGGATTTGGAAAAACAAAAAGAATATATTGAAAGATTAAACAATCTCGTTGAGTTTTCTTCAAGGATAAGTGGCACTCTTGTCCTTGAGGAAACTTACATGTGGATAATAAAGGCATCAAATGCATTATTTAATGCAGATTCTGTAAGTTTACTTAACACTTCCAAAGGCAAAGGTCAATATAAATTCATCGGCTCAAGAAACGTAGATCTAAAAGAACTCTCCGAAATCGAAAATAGCATTAATTCTCCATATTTCGGAGAGCACATCGATGCGATTATAAGAACAGGAAGGATAAACTATATCCCTAATACAGATGAATTTCCTGGTTGGGCTATCACAACCTACAGTCCAAAATCGTGGATTGGAATTCCACTATTCGACTTGGAAGAATCCGTCTTCATTATCATCAATGTTGGCAAAAATGTGCCCTATTACTTTTCCGAAGAAGATATAAAATTTGCTGAAATCTTCAAGAAAAACATAAATATTGCACTTACCAAAAATCTTTTACTTGAAAGATATAGAATGGATTCAATTACTGATCCTCTAACAAAACTTTACAATAGAAGAGAATTTGAAAGTAGGCTTGCCTACGAAATTACCCAATCACAGAGATACGGAACAAAATTTGCTTTGCTTCTAATGGATCTTGATAAATTCAAGAGTTTAAATGACACATTTGGGCATCCAGTTGGAGATACTCTTTTAAAGGAATTTGCAGATGTTGTAAGAAATTCAATAAGAGCATCTGATATTCCATTTAGAATCGGAGGAGATGAGTTTGCAGTCATTCTTACGCATACCGATAAATCAAAGGCAAAAGAAATTGCAAGAAGAATTAAAAATAACCTTTCAAAAATTAATTTAGGAGTCACTTTCAAACCAGGTGTTTCGATTGGCATTAAAGAATACAATAATGAAGGGAGAAACGAATTTATTACGGAATGCGATAAACTGCTTTACATAGAAAAGTTAAAGAAAAATGAAGGATGA